A window of the Vigna angularis cultivar LongXiaoDou No.4 chromosome 3, ASM1680809v1, whole genome shotgun sequence genome harbors these coding sequences:
- the LOC108325619 gene encoding zinc-finger homeodomain protein 3: MESSNLHADRRADRKIIIRYTECLKNHAASIGGNATDGCGEFIADGEEGTLEALRCSACNCHRNFHRKEIESSDSYITPLMIIPDTTQIGPILAQLSPHKSGSISPSDVSDEKDCENGMTKEVGNNATEKVKKRFRTKFTQEQKEKMFLFAERAGWRIQKLDESVVQNFCQEIGIKRRVLKVWIHNNKNTFAKRNPSTS, from the coding sequence ATGGAGTCAAGCAATTTACATGCTGATCGAAGGGCAGATAGAAAGATAATAATAAGATACACGGAATGTCTGAAGAACCATGCAGCTTCAATTGGTGGCAATGCAACTGATGGTTGTGGCGAGTTCATTGCTGATGGAGAAGAAGGCACGCTTGAGGCTCTCAGATGCTCGGCTTGCAACTGCCACAGAAACTTCCACAGAAAAGAGATAGAGTCTTCTGATTCCTATATCACTCCTCTGATGATTATTCCTGACACTACTCAGATAGGGCCTATTTTGGCTCAGTTATCTCCCCACAAAAGTGGTTCAATTAGTCCTTCTGATGTGTCTGATGAGAAGGACTGTGAAAACGGGATGACAAAGGAGGTGGGAAATAATGcaactgaaaaggtgaagaaGAGGTTTAGAACCAAGTTCACACAAGAACAAAAGGAGAAGATGTTTCTTTTTGCAGAAAGAGCAGGGTGGAGAATACAGAAGCTAGATGAATCTGTGGTGCAAAACTTTTGCCAGGAGATTGGAATCAAAAGAAGAGTCCTCAAAGTGTGGATTCACAATAACAAGAACACTTTTGCCAAGAGAAATCCCTCAACTAGCTAA
- the LOC108326197 gene encoding PHD finger protein At1g33420: MMVVSGGKGLKRAAKKRVTADFYDFLTFPSPSLAEAENFAGGPFRSNVRSFLTKHALLPPPYALFPHLLTWQILFRVGELTEGPDSPVVCLDVVEEDVARSRSVYCDQCRVFGWSGHPVCGKRYHFIIKADGSSIGGYHKPCMCCGDILHLSESKCKSCNHVTTTDDVEDWVYHQLENTTHLLHGVVHGNGYGHLLRVNGREGGSRFLSGCHIMDFWDRLCNTLGVRKVSVMDVSKKYGLEYRLLHAIMKGHPWYGDWGYRFGSGSYCLTHEAYKSAVQNLSNLPLSNFSQGQMPVPHSRVQDMIKYFQSLSEHDLVNIRDLFCFIMGLIGDARKSVSNVDDTACKKRRFNASGLSISWEKADIERVEQAMIRVLRAVSESKWVNWRALRGAACKVGSPELLDYCLGELGGKMVYGGMVVNSRCNPQTGVYEFRLEPATGACYGVLANNNSSGSKYPSEENLLQCLRYLYDSLLHPQMMVNYVEAGTRTLAMSSVQKLFDCKQFVKDYSPELLPLSDLHKLRISCQVEIVDESEDPEAIAPTELIVLPMNATVAELKSQAAIAFQDVYLMFRRFQVDELVGYSGVEDSTQVKLLLGSKDVVCVRGRCIGKNGLSKFRMERGLERWTVDCSCGAKDDDGERMLACDICGVWRHTRCSDIHDTDPVPARFVCLKCQNNESKLKSGGHCKDETVTNVTTPTSCFGKTFPVPSDVS; encoded by the exons ATGATGGTTGTGAGCGGAGGGAAGGGCCTCAAACGCGCCGCGAAGAAGAGAGTCACCGCCGATTTCTACGACTTCCTTACGTTCCCTTCGCCGTCCCTCGCCGAGGCGGAGAACTTCGCCGGCGGTCCCTTTCGTTCTAACGTTCGCTCCTTTCTGACGAAGCACGCGCTGCTTCCGCCGCCGTACGCGCTGTTCCCCCACCTGCTGACGTGGCAGATACTCTTCCGCGTTGGCGAGCTTACCGAAGGCCCCGACTCGCCTGTTGTGTGCCTTGACGTCGTGGAAGAAGACGTCGCCAGATCCAGATCCGTTTACTGTGATCAGTGCCGTGTTTTCG GTTGGAGCGGCCATCCAGTGTGCGGTAAGCGGTACCATTTTATAATCAAAGCCGATGGAAGCTCTATTGGTGGGTACCACAAGCCGTGTATGTGTTGTGGAGACATCCTGCATTTGTCAGAATCCAA ATGCAAGTCTTGCAATCACGTGACCACCACTGATGACGTTGAAGACTGGGTGTACCACCAATTAGAGAACACGACTCATCTTTTACACGGCGTAGTCCACGGCAATGGATATGGGCACCTTCTACGGGTTAATGGCAGAGAAGGGGGCTCTAGATTTCTTTCTGGTTGTCATATTATGGATTTCTGGGATCGCCTATGCAACACTCTTGGAGTtag AAAAGTTAGCGTGATGGATGTTTCAAAGAAATATGGCCTAGAGTATCGCTTGCTCCATGCCATTATGAAGGGACACCCATGGTATGGTGACTGGGGTTATAGATTTGGCTCTGGTAGCTATTGTCTCACGCATGAAGCATACAAGTCTGCTGTTCAAAACCTATCCAACCTACCCTTGTCCAACTTTTCACAGGGACAGATGCCGGTACCCCATTCCCGTGTGCAGGACATGATAAAATATTTCCAGTCTTTGTCAGAGCATGATCTTGTAAATATAAGAGACCTCTTTTGTTTCATAATGGGTTTGATTGGTGATGCTCGCAAGAGTGTATCAAATGTTGATGACACAGCCTGCAAGAAGCGTCGTTTTAATGCTTCTGGACTGTCAATTTCTTGGGAGAAGGCTGACATTGAACGTGTGGAGCAAGCTATGATCAGAGTGCTGCGTGCAGTGTCCGAGTCTAAGTGGGTAAACTGGCGTGCTCTTAGGGGTGCGGCCTGCAAGGTGGGCTCTCCAGAACTTCTTGATTATTGCCTGGGAGAACTGGGGGGAAAAATGGTCTATGGTGGAATGGTTGTTAATAGCCGATGCAATCCTCAAACTGGAGTTTATGAGTTCAG ACTTGAGCCTGCCACTGGTGCTTGCTATGGAGTTTTAGCGAACAATAACTCTTCAGGCTCGAAGTATCCATCCGAAGAAAACCTCCTACAGTGCTTAAGATATTTATACGACTCTTTGCTTCATCCACAGATGATGGTAAACTATGTTGAAGCAGGGACGAGGACTCTCGCGATGAGCTCAGTTCAGAAGCTTTTTGACTGCAAGCAGTTTGTGAAAGATTATAGTCCCGAGTTGTTACCATTGTCAGATTTGCACAAATTACGCATCTCATGTCAGGTTGAAATCGTGGATGAATCTGAAGATCCAGAAGCCATAGCTCCAACGGAATTAATTGTGCTGCCCATGAACGCCACAGTGGCCGAGCTTAAAAGTCAAGCAGCGATTGCTTTTCAAGATGTATATCTAATGTTTAGAAGATTTCAAGTTGACGAGCTAGTAGGCTATAGCGGTGTTGAAGATTCCACCCAGGTCAAGCTCTTGTTAGGATCGAAAGATGTAGTTTGTGTTCGAGGAAGATGCATTGGGAAAAATGGGTTAAGTAAGTTCCGGATGGAACGTGGACTTGAGAGGTGGACTGTAGATTGCAGCTGTGGGGCCAAGGATGACGATGGGGAGAGAATGTTGGCGTGCGATATATGTGGAGTGTGGCGGCACACTAGGTGTTCTGACATCCATGATACTGATCCCGTTCCAGCACGATTTGTTTGCCTCAAATGCCAAAACAATGAATCAAAACTCAAATCTGGTGGCCACTGCAAAGATGAGACTGTCACTAACGTTACCACTCCCACTAGTTGTTTCGGAAAAACCTTCCCAGTGCCATCTGATGTCAGTTAG
- the LOC108325275 gene encoding peroxidase 47: MLYKSCVRPSKVIMANFLTLLLLLLIQVFAYGFRYGADGLNMNYYLMSCPFLEPVVKNTVNRALLEDPTLAAALIRMHFHDCFIQGCDGSVLIDSTKDNTAEKDSPGNLSLRGFEVIDAIKEELEIQCPGVVSCADILAMAARDAVFFAGGPVYDIPKGRKDGRRSKIEDTINLPFPTFNASELIRSFGQRGFSAQEMVALSGAHTLGVASCGSFKNRLSQVDPTLDTEFAKTLARTCSSGDNAKQPFDATSNDFDNVYFNALLRRDGVLTSDQTLYTSPKTRNFVNAYAFNQAMFFFDFQQAMVKMGLLDVKDNYNGEVRQNCRKIN; encoded by the exons ATGTTGTACAAATCATGTGTGAGGCCTTCAAAGGTCATCATGGCAAACTTTCTTACATTACTGCTGTTGTTGCTAATTCAAGTCTTTGCATATGGCTTCAGATACGGAGCAGATGGCTTGAACATGAACTACTACTTGATGAGTTGCCCTTTCCTTGAACCTGTTGTTAAGAACACTGTCAACAGAGCTTTGCTGGAAGACCCCACTCTCGCAGCTGCTCTTATCAGAATGCACTTTCATGACTGCTTCATTCAG GGATGCGATGGCTCGGTTTTGATTGACTCCACTAAGGATAATACAGCAGAAAAGGATTCTCCAGGAAATCTGAGCCTGAGAGGCTTCGAAGTCATAGATGCTATCAAAGAAGAGCTTGAAATTCAATGCCCTGGTGTGGTTTCATGTGCTGATATTCTCGCCATGGCTGCTAGAGATGCAGTTTTCTTT GCAGGAGGACCGGTATATGACATACCTAAAGGAAGAAAGGATGGAAGAAGATCCAAAATTGAGGATACTATCAATTTACCATTCCCTACTTTCAATGCCTCTGAGCTCATTAGGTCGTTTGGCCAACGTGGTTTTTCTGCACAAGAGATGGTGGCTCTCTCTG GGGCTCATACACTGGGAGTGGCAAGTTGTGGTTCTTTCAAGAACCGGTTGAGCCAAGTGGATCCAACTTTGGACACAGAATTTGCCAAGACACTTGCGAGAACATGCAGTTCTGGTGACAACGCAAAGCAACCATTCGATGCGACGAGTAACGATTTTGACAACGTTTACTTCAACGCTTTGTTGAGGAGAGACGGGGTTCTTACATCAGACCAAACACTGTACACTAGCCCCAAAACCAGGAACTTTGTGAACGCTTATGCATTCAACCAAGCCATGTTCTTTTTTGATTTCCAACAAGCTATGGTGAAGATGGGTCTGCTTGATGTCAAAGACAATTACAATGGTGAAGTACGCCAAAATTGTCGCAAAATAAACTGA
- the LOC108324201 gene encoding ribosomal lysine N-methyltransferase 3: MASRRLRAFNRWMKSKGFQWSDALEFVDTPGEGIAVRALCQLEEGDVVAKMPKEACLTTKTSGAREIIEEAGLDGHLGLAFAIMYERSLGEDSPWYGYLQLLPYQECVPIVWTLNEVNELLCGTELHQTVQEDKALIYEDWKENILPLLDSAPLKLNPKFFEIEQYFAAKSLISSRSFEIDDYHGFGMVPLADLFNHKTGSEDVHFTAMPSNYESGSDVDGSNNDEGIVKEEVALAQNSSTDMTASIDANVGNNIDSGLESSSVSGDDTSMLEMITIKDVSSGTEVFNTYGLLGNAALLHRYGFTEKDNSYDIVNIDMELVLQWCSSAFSDRHSRARVSLWRRLGYSACGSQDSEYFEISFDGEPQIELLILLHIMLLLDDAYQKLDLSVSVAGNCPESNGGTTHLNGNIFPNEVFNMSKKSLLSKRVCDALLSLADMRESLYGLNSVEDDIEALERCSLDRERKLYHSLVLRINERKILQKLRNYASQPFEINKHSSPRKKLKRTTKKKG, from the exons ATGGCTTCCAG GCGTTTGAGGGCATTCAATCGGTGGATGAAATCGAAGGGTTTCCAGTGGAGCGATGCATTGGAGTTTGTGGATACACCTGGCGAGGGAATAGCGGTGAGAGCTTTGTGCCAATTGGAGGAAGGTGATGTTGTGGCCAAAATGCCAAAAGAAGCTTGCCTTACCACCAAGACTAGTGGGGCACGTGAGATCATTGAAGAGGCTGGTTTGGATGGTCATTTGGGGCTTGCATTTGCCATCATGTATGAGAGAAGCTTGGGTGAGGACTCACCTTGGTATGGATACCTTCAACTCTTGCCTTACCAAGAATGCGTGCCAATTGTTTGGACCCTCAATGAAGTAAACGAGCTTTTGTGTGGTACCGAGCTTCACCAG ACAGTGCAAGAAGACAAGGCTCTGATTTACGAGGACTGGAAAGAGAATATTCTCCCCCTATTGGATTCAGCACCTTTAAAGCTAAACCCGAAATTCTTTGAGATAGAACAATACTTTGCTGCGAAAAGTCTTATATCTTCTCGATCCTTTGAGATTGATGATTACCATGGTTTTGGCATGGTTCCCTTGGCAGATCT ATTCAATCATAAAACAGGTTCAGAGGATGTGCATTTCACTGCTATGCCCTCTAATTATGAATCAGGCAGTGATGTTGATGGTAGTAATAATGATGAGGGCATTGTTAAGGAAGAAGTAGCATTGGCTCAAAATTCCTCTACGGATATGACTGCGTCAATTGATGCTAATGTTGGGAACAACATTGATAGTGGTTTGGAGAGTTCTTCAGTTAGCGGAGATGATACTTCTATGTTGGAGATGATTACGATAAAAGATGTCAGTAGTGGAACTGAG GTATTTAATACTTATGGGCTATTGGGTAATGCTGCTTTGCTTCATAGATATGGATTTACCGAGAAAGACAATTCTTATGATATTGTAAACATAGACATGGAGCTGGTACTTCAATGGTGTTCTTCAGCTTTTTCTGATCGCCACAGTAGAGCGAGAGTTTCCCTTTGGAGAAGGTTAGGCTATTCTGCATGTGGCAGCCAAGACTCTGAATATTTTGAGATCTCATTTGACGGTGAACCACAAATTGAACTCCTCATTTTATTACACATCATGTTATTGCTAGATGATGCTTACCAAAAGTTAGACCTATCGGTATCAGTTGCTGGGAATTGTCCTGAATCAAATGGTGGAACTACCCATCTGAATGGTAATATCTTTCCTAACGAAGTATTTAATATGAGCAAGAAGTCCTTGCTGTCCAAAAGGGTTTGTGATGCCCTGTTGTCGCTAGCTGACATGAGGGAGAGTCTCTATGGTTTGAATTCAGTGGAAGATGATATTGAAGCATTGGAAAGGTGTAGTTTAGATAGAGAGAGGAAACTGTATCATTCTTTGGTGCTGCGCATCAATGAAAGGAAGATTCTTCAAAAGCTTAGAAATTATGCTTCGCAGCCATTTGAAATCAATAAGCATAGTTCACctaggaagaaattgaaaaggacaacaaagaaaaagggTTGA